From Actinomycetota bacterium, one genomic window encodes:
- a CDS encoding aspartate kinase, which yields MALVVTKFGGTSVGTTERILDVARRLVARSESGDSVVAVVSAMGDVTDELVSLAEAITVEPPVREMDMLLATGEQVTIALLAMAIHSLGHEAISFTGAQVGIVTDAGHTKAKIQEVRGDRVRSALEEGKIVIVAGFQGMTPDGQITTLGRGGSDTTAVAIAAGIGADLCEIYTDVDGVYTADPRIVKDARKIDVISYEEMLEMAATGAKVLQLRAVEFARNHGVTLHCRSSFNDMPGTIVKEVDDTMEQAIISGVTHDTSEAKVTIRGVPDRPGVAAIVFNRLAEDNVNVDMIIQNVSEAGSTDISFTVPKEGLIRARNTTEAVAVDLGARNWLLDESIAKISLVGAGMKTHPGVAAQMFSALADAGVNLDMISTSSIRISCVISRDQADVAVRALHGSFGLSDAEVVAEVAPGCGGGD from the coding sequence ATGGCACTTGTCGTGACAAAGTTCGGCGGGACATCCGTCGGCACCACTGAACGCATCCTGGACGTCGCGCGTCGACTGGTCGCGCGTAGCGAGTCGGGCGACAGCGTCGTCGCCGTCGTCTCGGCGATGGGGGACGTGACAGACGAGCTCGTCTCGCTGGCGGAGGCGATCACCGTAGAGCCTCCGGTGCGCGAGATGGACATGCTTCTTGCGACCGGCGAGCAGGTCACGATCGCACTCCTGGCGATGGCCATACACTCGCTGGGGCACGAGGCGATCTCCTTCACCGGCGCACAGGTCGGCATAGTGACAGATGCCGGCCACACGAAGGCGAAGATCCAAGAGGTGAGAGGCGATCGGGTCAGGAGTGCACTCGAAGAGGGCAAGATCGTCATCGTGGCCGGCTTTCAGGGGATGACTCCTGACGGCCAGATCACCACGCTTGGCCGAGGAGGATCCGACACCACGGCCGTCGCCATAGCGGCCGGCATCGGGGCCGACCTTTGCGAGATCTACACCGATGTCGATGGCGTGTACACGGCTGACCCGCGCATCGTCAAGGACGCGCGCAAGATCGACGTGATCTCTTACGAGGAGATGCTCGAGATGGCCGCTACGGGCGCCAAGGTGCTTCAACTCCGGGCAGTCGAGTTCGCGCGCAACCACGGCGTGACGCTTCACTGCCGTTCGAGTTTCAACGACATGCCAGGCACCATCGTCAAGGAGGTCGACGACACGATGGAACAGGCCATCATCTCCGGGGTCACCCACGACACGTCCGAGGCGAAGGTCACGATCCGCGGTGTTCCTGACCGGCCGGGCGTCGCCGCGATCGTCTTCAACAGACTCGCCGAGGACAACGTGAATGTCGACATGATCATTCAGAACGTCTCGGAGGCCGGGTCGACCGACATCTCGTTCACCGTGCCGAAAGAGGGCCTCATCCGTGCCAGGAATACCACCGAGGCTGTCGCCGTTGATCTTGGGGCCCGAAACTGGCTGCTCGACGAGTCGATTGCGAAGATATCGCTTGTAGGCGCTGGCATGAAGACTCACCCCGGCGTGGCCGCGCAGATGTTCAGTGCGCTCGCTGACGCGGGAGTCAACCTGGACATGATCTCCACATCATCGATTCGGATATCGTGCGTGATATCTCGCGATCAAGCTGACGTCGCCGTGCGCGCGCTGCACGGAAGCTTCGGCTTGTCCGACGCTGAAGTAGTGGCGGAAGTCGCCCCGGGCTGCGGCGGAGGAGACTAG